Within Suricata suricatta isolate VVHF042 chromosome 12, meerkat_22Aug2017_6uvM2_HiC, whole genome shotgun sequence, the genomic segment TATCCGTGCTCTTGACGTCCGGACATCCAGCAAGGCCCAGGCTGTCAACGTGGCCATCTGGGCTTTGGCGTCTGTCGTCGGCGTTCCTGTTGCCATCATGGGCTCGGCACAGGTTGAGGATGAAGGTCAGTGGGTGGCCCCCTCCCCAGTGCTCTTGTCTCCTGGCTCCCAGAGGGTCCTTCCTGGTTCACCCACCCGGACCCTGTTTTTCTCCCTGCAGAGATCGAGTGTCTGGTGGAGATCCCCACCCCACAGGACTACTGGGGCCCCGTGTTTGCCATCTgcatcttcctcttctccttcatcATTCCCGTGCTCATCATCTCCGTCTGCTACAGCCTCATGATCCGGCGGCTGCGTGGTGTGCGCCTGCTGTCCGGCTCCCGGGAGAAGGACCGGAACTTGAGGCGCATCACGCggctggtgctggtggtggtggcggtgttTGTGGGCTGCTGGACACCCGTCCAGGTCTTCGTGTTGGTCCAAGGGCTGGGTGTTCAGCCAGGCAGTGAGACCGCAGTGGCCATCCTGCGTTTCTGCACAGCCCTTGGCTATGTCAACAGCTGCCTTAACCCCATCCTCTACGCTTTCTTGGACGAGAATTTCAAGGCCTGCTTCAGAAAGTTCTGCTGCGCTCCTGCCCTGCGCCGGGAAATGCAGGTGTCTGACCGTGTGCGCAGCATTGCCAAGGATGTCGCCCTCGCCTGCAAGACCTCTGAGACGGTCCCTCGGCCTGCATGACTAGGCGTGGACCTGCCCATGGTACCTGTCAGCCCACAGAGCCCGTCaacacccaacacagagctcaccCAGGTCACTGCTCTCTAGGCTGACACCAACCTGAGCCCTGAGCATTGCCAGACTCACAGACTTCACTGTGGCTTCAGAGGGCATGGTGACATCATGGGACAGGTCAGACTAAAGCTGCCCTCCTGGTGCAGGGTGGAGAGAGGACACAAAGGCCCACCATTGAGTGTGCGTGACCAGAGCCCACGCCAATTTTCCTATGCTTCATGGGACCCTTCTGGCCTCTTCCCTGCTGCTCCCTGTGTGCTCTTGGGATGCACACACCTGGAGGCGTAAGAGCAGCGTGCCCATTCTATGCCCCTCATGCTGTGCGCTGTCTGCGTGGAGCCCTGCAATGTCTCCCTGGGGCAGCAGGACAGGCTTGGAACTGTCTGGAGAGCTGGCAGCCACCTGTGGGCAGTGGGGCTTGGAGCTGCTGATAGGATATTGCCTGTGCCTCACCTGCTCCCCATCTCATCCCCCACCCTGCCTCTGAGAGGCCTCTCAGAGAGCTTTTCCCTCCAGAAGCGCAAAAGAACTATCAGCCTCAAATGTGGCTCTCTGGGTGTGCGGAGGTGGCTCAGAAGGTCAGTGGGCTTCTTGATCACTTGAGGccactcttccttttttaaaatgtcttctttagaaattgtttttttctttttagagagagagagaacacaagtgggggagaggggcagaggaggagagagaatcccaaggagtctcggtgcagagctcgacatggggctcaatcccaccacttCTGGACCAtggcccgagctgaaatcaagagtcagatgctcaactaactgaaccacccaggtgccccccttctgTCATTCCTGAAGCAGCCCTGTGTTCCTGCTCTTGGCTGCTTGGTGCGGAGGGCTCTGACGTGCTCCCGCTGGGGGTCCATatgtcctcccctgctctcttgaaATCAGAGGTTAGCAGCTATGCAACTGGCGGAACCCTTGCCGTGTTTGGATCCTGGCGGCCTTGGCAGAGGAGAGGCAGTGGGGATGggttcttctctgcccctccccctacgaAGCTGCTGACCCCTGCTTCATTTACAAGCCTCCAGGTGTCTGTGGGGCAAGCCTGAGCTCCCTGCTGCCAGGACTTGTCTTATCGTGCTGGGACGGACCGCTTCACATGCAGAGCTGGTGTAAGGGGTGGCGCTCAACAGGGCCTGCTTGAGCCAAGTGTGAGGACTGTCCGGCTGTGGGGACACTGGAGGGGAGGGTGTCTCCATGCTGTTGTCACCAGGGAAGTACCCTCCCTGGTCTGCAGACAGAAAGCTGCAGTTCGGTGACTTTGCAAACACTCTTCCTGCAGAGACACTATTGAAATACCCCCAGCACTGAAAAGACTATTCTGCCTCCACCGGGGAGCTGAGCCGCAGACCTCAGCCAGGTGACCTCAAGCACCTGGCAAGGACTGGAAGCACTGACTCTGGGCTGGCATTTGCTGCTTCCGGGAGCCCTGGCCCTGCGGGGTTGCTCCTGGGGAGGGTGGAGCTGTGCTGGCTGCGGTGGGGCACTGTCAATGCCAAGGCTGGAAGATTTGTGAACTTGTGCTGGTGTAACATGTATCTTCATGTATTTATGCATGTGACAAGCATGATTTCCCCTACATATAACCAACCCTGATTGTGCCTCCAGGGAACACGGAGAGCCATAATAAACCCCTGCCCACTCAGCAGGTGTTTTTGACCCCCGTGGGGTGGGGCTGTTGGGGCAATGAGTCCTTCCACTCGTCTGTGCCTCTCACCTGGCCAGGCTCTGGAGACTTCATCTTTGAGAAGGGAGGTGACCAGTTCATGACGTTCTGGAGGTCTCTTACCTTTTTCTCAGCAGAGTTTCTTCCTCAACAACTAACTACTGCCCCAGCTGCTAGAGGTTCCCTGTGGACCCAATGGCGGGGGGTGAGGAGTGCTCTTCCCACCTCAGTCACAGGTTCTTTTCACCCCATTTGGTCTCAGCAgcccccctgcctgccccagcccttccccccttccttgaACAGATCTGAGGGAAGTTTTGATGGAGGATGAAAAGAATAGCCTTCCTTGGTGGCCCTGATTCCTGTGGGGACCCAGTTCTGCCCAGGGTAATGACCGACCGTCTCAGAAacagggcctgggagggggcagcGAGGGAGAGCTGGGGTTGAAGTGTTTGGGCACAGGCAGATGAGCCAATGTGCGGTTTCGTACAACTTTTTAATGAGGGGCActttactgttaaaaaaataagcatcagGGAAAAGTTGGGGAGCAACGGCCACACTGTGGCAGGTACGGGAGGGATGCTCAGGACAAGCGTTGGGAGGAGGCTGCGAGCTCAGGGCCGACCCTGTAGGGAGCACCCGTGCAAAGATGGGTGGTGAGGGGGGGTCACGGGCGCCGCGCCACGCAGGGGTGAGGACCCTGCGAGGTAGCCCGCAGGACAGCGGACGTGAGGTCACAACCCAAGCTCTCCAGGACTGTGTCCTTTGCTGCCCGACGACGTCCGctgcccacctccacccctgaCACGTCCCCGCCTCTGTCCTCTTCCCCCTCCGCCGCGCTCCTGCCCCACCATGTCCCCACCCTCGCCTCTGCTCCTACCAGATCCTGGGGTCGGTCAAGTCTTCCGGCTTCTCTGAGACTTGGGGTCCTCACCACTGCAAAAGGGACGGCTAAACCTTCCTGGCGGGTTCGTGGGGGAAGGCCGGGGTTGCGGACCAGGCtgcggctgggggctgggggctgggggctggggtccgCCGCCTGCCGGCACACCTGCAGATCTGGGTTTGGCCGCCAGGGGCGCTGTGACCACGGCAGGGAGCCGCAGAGCTCCTGCTGGGAGATTTGGAGAACGGAGGGGACACTCCTTTCTCTCGTCCCACTCCACCTCGGGAAATCACAGTGGAGGGTGTGGAGACAACCAGAGTTGGGGGGCAGGCGGGCTGTTGGCATTTTCCTGGGGGCGCAGCAACTGGTTTGGGTATAATCTTGGTGAGGATTCACCTGTCCCCTCATCTTGGCTggcccatgccccccccccccttcttggGGTCTCACAGGCCTTGCATGAGGACCCTCGGTCCCATCGTCCCATCGGACGTGGGGACGGGGCGGGGAACTGTGCGCTGCCTGGCTGATTCTGATCTGCCTTGGTCCCGGCCATGGTGTTCCCAGTGTTGTTGGGGCCTGGGGCTAAGGGGGGGGTGTCAAGGGACAAGAGTCTCTTATTCCAttactcctccctcccccttgtgTTCCCACCACTTGTCAGGAACGCACCCCTGTCCTCTGACTGGTGTGCTCTGTTCACGGCACCTCACACCTGCTCTCGCCTCTGGGGGCTTAGGTGTTGAGAGTCTCAGCTCCCCTCAAGAAGCTTTCAGGGAAAGGCCGGTGCGGAGGCAGTGATTAGGGCTGCTGCTGGCAGAGGTGTCTGTACTGCTGtgaggaagcaggttccagaatGTTCCAGGGAGAGATGTGGGTATTAgtggtggtttaaaaaaatgtccacAGCCAAGTGTGACCTGGACTTAGTGACTTCTAATGAATAGAAGGTGACAAATGGCTTTGAagatagtcttttaaaatttatttatttaatttttttattttttaaagtgtttttatttttgagagaaagagagggagagaagagaacaagttggggaggggtacagagagacgaagacacagaatccgaagcaggctccaggttccgagctgtcagtgcagagcctgatgtggggctcgaacttgtgaactgtgagattatgacctgagccagacgcttaactgactgagtcacccaggtgcccctatttttctttttttagagagaaagagagcgagtgagtgagcaagcaagtaggggagagggtcagagggagagagactcttaaccaggcatggagcccaatgtgaggctcgatcccaggaccctgggatcatgatccaagccaaaattaagagtcagacattcaaccgactgagccacccaggtgccccccaagataGTCTTAAATGGTGTTGAGGCCTCTTCCTGGCTCTCGCTCTCCACTGGTTCACCCTGGGGGATCAGCCACCAAATGGGGGGAGAGTCCACGTGGCGAGGGCCTGAGGCCTTGTGCCATGGGTCCTGTGAGGGGGCCTTTTTGGAAGCAGCCTCTCTGTCAATCCCGCCTTCAGGTGACCAGAGCCTCAGGCTGACTACAACCTTGTGAGAGACTCTGAGCCACAACAATTCCAAAACTGCTCTCAAATTGTTGACCCACAGGCGCTATGAAATAGTaagatgtttgttgttttaagctgttaGGAGTTGGGGAAGTTTGTTTTACAGCAGTAGATGCCAGTGTGGTCAGGGACGAGAGCAGCACagaggaggctgagagagaggaggggaacgTGATGTGGGTCTGAGCTCTGAGGACCCTTGTGACCGCAGAAGCTGGAGTATATGAAGCGTGGTGGTCATGCCCCCTGCGGGTCACCTCACGGGTGGTGAATGGTGAATGGTGGGTTTTGCATGCCAGCtggacagacagctcagagctctgtgccaggaggaCTGAAAGCAGTCTGGGGCACCGTGAGCGGAGGAAGGTGCTGGGAGAGGCCAGGCGATTCACAGAATGGCACAGCTAGAGCACCAGGCACAGAGCCAGCTGGGAGCCACGGGGCTAAGGTGGGGGAGCTGGGCCGAGGCCCCCTAGGGCAGTCTTCGGGTCTCTGAGCAGCCAGTACCTAAGTGTCCCCACTCTGACCCCAGAGGTTCGGCACAGGGCTCCTACTGGCTGAATCAGGCCCCAGGCCACATCCCAGGGAGAAAGGGGTCCAGATGTCAGTCCATCCAAGTACCAGGTGCCCCCTTTAGACTGTGGGGTCCAAAGGTCCTGGCAGAAGTGTCTTGGTGGCCACAGGCCTCTATGACATAGAGGACACAAAAGGGGCATGGGCCACACAGCATAGGGGGCCCAAGAGAGGACCCCAAGTGGGCACAGGCCTCCTGGTGAAATGCCACCCAAGTTTCAAGCTATGAGAACACATTCTGTAACCTTATTTGGTGACTGGGTTTGTGGCTTTTGCAGTAACACCTGGCTTTCCTGTCGCAGGTGCTCACACTTTTGTCCTCTCTCAATAGTGTCTTGGGAGGAGCCAGCCTGAAGGTCTGGGTTGTGGAGTGCAGCTGTGGCCCCAGGATGAGATCACAGTTTGGGTTTCTTTTCCTCCAGATTATGATTAGCCGCGAGGACGGGGAAGGAGCATCCAGGGAGGTTGTCCGTCTGCCTTTCTGCAGGTGAGTAGAGTCAGGATGCCTGTTGTGCCCAGGCCAGAtaggcagggcagggccagcaCCTGTTTCCATGCAGCTGCCCGCCCAGGGGCTGTCCAGGTGGCAGAGACCTGGGAAAGAACAGGCCCGTGGACATCTCTGCAAGTTCGGTGGCCACCTTCATGGGCCTTCACTCTGCGCCGagaaggtggtggtggggtgtgTGCAAGTGAGCCTTTCCTCTCAGGGGACAGCGCCTTTCCTGACAGACACACTGGGGCTCTGGATGGAAGGTCCTCAGGCCCCTGGGCCCCGGAACATGTTGCCGAGGCTGTTTTGGAAGTTCTCATCCAGGAAGGCATATGGGAAAGAGTTGACCCAGGAGCTGGCATAGGTGAGACTGGTGATGATGTAGGAGATACCGATGACCAGTGATGTCTGGGGCACGTCTGTGGTCGGGGCCACAGCGGAGGCCAGGTGGAAGGGTGTCCAGCAGAGCAGGCCCACGGCCAGCACAGCCAGTACCAGGTTGGTCACCTTCCGCTTGGCCTTGCCCAGAGCTTTGGCTCTGGAGTGGAGTTGCAGGGCCTGGAACCTACGTAACAGGTCCATGTCGAGCACACAAAGGGGGCCCCCGGGCACCACAAGCCCAGGACTAGCATGTAGATATGGCTGGCCTTGAATCAGACCCTCTCAGGCTGTGGGAAGCTAAGCCCGCAACTCGCAACCTGCAGCTCATTGTTGTAGATGCCAGCAAAGGAGAAGGCGGCACTGATCCAGACACAGAGGCTGGTGATCTTCGCTTTGTGGAGCGTGCGCCAGGACACCTGGCGGGACTGTGTGGTGGCCAGCACCCCCAGGTAGCGATCCACACTCAGGTGGCCAGGAAGTAGATGCCGGAGAAGATGCTGTAGTGGTCGATGGCCAGCACCAGTTTGCAGAGCAGGTCCCTGAAATGCCAGCGCTGCAGCAGGTGCTCCATGATGCTGACAGGCAGCACCAGAGTGAAGAGGCCATCAGCGATGGCCAGGTTCGAGATGAACACATTGGTCACTGTTTTCATCTTGGGCACCCTCAGAATCACACAGATGACAGCTGTGTTAACCTGCCAGCCCCACGGCACAGATCACAGAGTACTCTGCTggcaggaggacagagaggggTGGCAGTGGCTCAGGGAGGGTGACATTGTGCCTGGTGCTGTCATCCCAAGAGAAGTTGGTGTCCATTGCAGCCTGGAAGGGGGAGCCTCTGCTTTCAAGGGGATCCAGCCCAGCAGCCTGCATCCTGAGGTGGGACTGACAATGATTTGTTCCCAGGGGCAGCTGCCGTGGAGCTGGGAGTCTTGGCAGAGGCCTCCTGGGGCTGGGTTCGGAGAAAGAGATGAGAAGCTCTGGGATCTGGCTGCTAGCTTAGAACAGCAGCTGCCTCAAGTTCGCTGGCGGAGGCCGTGGCCACTTTGCCAGGATTAAGGACACCCatctctccccatcctcccctGTCCTGCCTGCCCCCCATGCATAATCTACATGGGATCAAGGCAGTGCCTTTGCAAACACGCTTCCTGGGCTCACCCCTGCCCCATTCAAATCCAAGGGTCCTGAAGCCAGAGCCCTCCCAGTCACAGCGCACACCTTCTGCCTGGCTACCTGCTCTTTTCCCCACTGACCTGTCTGATGACCCGTGGCCAAAGTTGCAAAGTTGGTGGCCTATGTGGGCGTGTGAAGGTAGCCAGTTCAGTCtgtggcaggggcagaggaggggggtaTGGCCCGACTGACAGGTTCTCATCAGGGTCCCAGTCAGCTCTTGACAGCCTGGGGGCTTTCAGGACCTGCCTGGCCAACAGCCTCTGTGGGAGATGACTTCCCCCACAAGGTCTCCGGTCTGGTGGTATGAGCAGGGAAGTAAGGCGGCGGATCCCCTGGTTGACACGGAGCTCTGGCAGGAAGTGGGGGCAGGACCGCGGTACAACCCACAGTCACCGTTGTCCCCAGGGTTGCTGCTGTGCTCACTTGCCTGGTTGGATTCTCCAGTGCGCGGCCCtggtgtgtgcgcatgtgtgtgtgcatgggtgtgcatctgtgcacatgtgtgcctgtgtgcaggGAGGGCATGCGGTGCAGGGGCTTCGGGCATGCCCACGTTTGTTGGCAGTGGGATGGGGCCATGTCTGTGTCCTCCACTGAGCACGTCTGCGCCCTTGTGGGTCTCTGTAGACCTGGGCACCCTTCTCTGTATATGTGGGTGCCTTCGCAGGTCTCGTGCCTGgccctgtgtgtgtacatgcgtgcgtctgtgtctgtctgtgtgctGTTTCTGTAGTAAGCTCTTTACTCGGGTCGTGGGGGGTCTATATAGATCCCAGCCGGATCTGGGGATCTGGGCTCTGTATGTCCTTGTGTGGAAGCAGAATTTGTTGTCTGCAGACAAcccaacttctctctctttctcttgctaaAGAAGAACACGTATGTGTGCAAAAGCCACACACGTGGTGGAAGTGTGCGAAGAGGTGATTTGTTCTTGTCTAGCTCCTGGTCCCTCCATGAGCTGCCCGCTGTCACTAGCCACGCTCAAAGACTTGTTAAGTCCTAATTCCTGGCAGCTGGGCTGTTTCAGCAACGCTGCAGCTACTGACAGTGCCCAGCACCATCTCTGGGCAGGTCCTCAGCAGGGACTTTGGCATCAAGGGCCTGTGTGTTTCCAGGACGGGGAGACCAAGCTGCCTACCTCCTGTGGGGTGTCTCCCCCCCTTCCTCGCTGTGCTTCCTTCACCAGACTGCGTTCTTGTGTGCCTGTGGCCTGGGTCAGGACGGGAGCCTGGGCAGTTGCCCACGTACCCTGAGGCCATGTGCAGCGTCCCCTCCTGTGGGCCCAGAGGTGGGCATAGCAGGGTGAGGGTGCTGTACGCCTCAGCCGGGGCCCCAGCCGTCGTCCCTCCAGGGCTGAGCTCCTCCCGAAAGGGTCCCCAGCAGGGTCTGCTGCACGCCCTGGCAGCCCCAAGGACCCTCTCCTCCATGCAGGAACGTGCAGGCGTTTTTTTTCTGGCGTGTGTAGGGCACCGTAGCTAGAACTTACTTTGGAACAATTCACTGTCCCATGTGAATACCCTCAGACTTCATAGATCTGAATGAGGACGTTCTCTCTGagcagcagagggaaagaggccTGAGAGGGTGCTGTCCACCTTGCTTCTGTGAACCAGGCTGGGCTTAGGCAGCCTGGTAGGGAGGGAATGGCTCCCTGGCCTGGGCAGGGTGGTCTCTGGACCAATGGTGAGCTCCAGGCTGAGAACCAGCAAGGCCAGGGGATGTGTGGTCGTGGACGGTGAGGAGAAGCCATATGGGCGGCTCCTTCTGAGAATCTGGGGCTGGGTTTCTGGATTCGGGGGTGTTTGTGGGTGGGGTGAGGCGCTGGGTTAGTTCATGGTTCTTGGACACCAGAGGCAGGATGAAGAGAGGGTCAGGCCCAGTGTAAGGGCGGCCCCGTGCCCCTGACCTTATCGCCTGTGTTGGCAGGTGTGTGGGCTGTGCTGAGTGGATGACCACTCTGGGGCTGGCTGTGGGCCTTCCTCGGGCGGGATGCTGGTGTCCCTTTCCCCTACTCATCTTACAAGGGGTCTATGGCTCTGTCTGGCCTCTGGCCAGGATGTAGCTGACCGGTGTCCTGTCTTACCCTGAGCGCAGGCCATGGGGTGGGGGTTCTTCACAGCAAACCCTGCCCCAGATGGGACCCTTGTATCCCTCCTGCTTTGTCCCAGCTCAGCAAAGGACCAAATACCACCTCAAACTTTCTCTGGAGCTGGTAATTCTAGGCAGGCCGTTTCTCAAGTCCTCGGGAGGGGGAACAGCCCGGTATCAGAAGTAGGAGAATGCTCTCGTGGGCTTTCCCACTATGCCTCTGGCTTCCTCTGAGCAAACCTGAATCTGGGTTTTACCCCACCAGTGTCTGGCTGGGTCTGGGATTCTGAGACCCTCCTAGACCTGGTCTCTGCTCTCCTGAGTCTGTCCTGGGTCCTGGCCTGTTCCCCACTCAACCTGTCACATCTGAAGTGGGATGCGGGGTAGAagatgggagggtgggggacccaggggcagcaggggctggaggaggagggggacaccAGGTGTGGGTGCTTAGCTCATGGGCACATTCCGGTGAGGGGGCTCAGGACCCTGAGGAGCCAGCACCGGGCCTGCAGGCGCAACGGCTCTCCCCCATGCCCCTTCCTCCCGCAGAAGCACCTCGACCAAGGCCCCACTGTGATGCCATGGCCCATGGGCCAGGGGCCCCAGTCTTTGCTCCCCTggaccttctctctgccctgtgtgTTGGGCACTGTGTGAGTGTCATTCTGGGGAAGTAATTTCCATTTTCAGGAACGAGTCAGGTGAGGCACTTTCAGCCTATGGAAAGGAGATGGGAGGGGGCCGTGGAGGAGGGTGCGTGTGATTTTGTGTGACGGCAAGCAAGCTGTGTGCAACTGTTCGCATGTCTGGGGGGAAGCAGCTCCAAAGAGCCCAGCTGTCAGAGCAGGCAGGGGGAGCATGGTCACACCTGGCCCGGCCCTGTGTGGCTGGCAGGTAACGGGTGTCAAGACCTTGAAACATGCAGGCCACGAGCAAGCTTAGTAGTGCCAGCTTTACTCTCACTGTCATTACACTTGGTTGTGGCAGCCACCGTCCACCTATCTCTGACTGACCCAGGTGACTTGGGTCTTTATACAcatgcgcgcgcgtgcacacacacacacacacacatttgtgcaGGCATATACAGACATGTACAGAGACACATGGagacatgcacacactcacatgcacgtgcctatgtgtgtacacacaactCAGGCACCGAGCACCTGTGTTTTGGCAATCTCAGCTTCACCTAGGCAGGCTTGGGTGGTGACGACAGGCACTCTGCCCTGCAGGTTAGGGTCCAGGCCGGCCTGCTGTcctgctctccccttctctggctcACCAGGAATGGGCACGGCCTGT encodes:
- the OPRL1 gene encoding nociceptin receptor isoform X3 translates to MPAMVPSCPLGSRSPSWGFTWPSALGDCWGTASSCMSSSGRSEPQIPLWQHTKMKTATNIYIFNLALADTLVLLTLPFQGTDVLLGFWPFGNALCKTVIAIDYYNMFTSTFTLTAMSVDRYVAICHPIRALDVRTSSKAQAVNVAIWALASVVGVPVAIMGSAQVEDEEIECLVEIPTPQDYWGPVFAICIFLFSFIIPVLIISVCYSLMIRRLRGVRLLSGSREKDRNLRRITRLVLVVVAVFVGCWTPVQVFVLVQGLGVQPGSETAVAILRFCTALGYVNSCLNPILYAFLDENFKACFRKFCCAPALRREMQVSDRVRSIAKDVALACKTSETVPRPA
- the OPRL1 gene encoding nociceptin receptor isoform X1 — protein: MESLFPAPFWEVLYGGPLQGNLSLLSPNHSLLPPNLLLNASHGAFLPLGLKVTIVGLYLAVCIGGLLGNCLVMYVILRHTKMKTATNIYIFNLALADTLVLLTLPFQGTDVLLGFWPFGNALCKTVIAIDYYNMFTSTFTLTAMSVDRYVAICHPIRALDVRTSSKAQAVNVAIWALASVVGVPVAIMGSAQVEDEEIECLVEIPTPQDYWGPVFAICIFLFSFIIPVLIISVCYSLMIRRLRGVRLLSGSREKDRNLRRITRLVLVVVAVFVGCWTPVQVFVLVQGLGVQPGSETAVAILRFCTALGYVNSCLNPILYAFLDENFKACFRKFCCAPALRREMQVSDRVRSIAKDVALACKTSETVPRPA
- the OPRL1 gene encoding nociceptin receptor isoform X2, coding for MKTATNIYIFNLALADTLVLLTLPFQGTDVLLGFWPFGNALCKTVIAIDYYNMFTSTFTLTAMSVDRYVAICHPIRALDVRTSSKAQAVNVAIWALASVVGVPVAIMGSAQVEDEEIECLVEIPTPQDYWGPVFAICIFLFSFIIPVLIISVCYSLMIRRLRGVRLLSGSREKDRNLRRITRLVLVVVAVFVGCWTPVQVFVLVQGLGVQPGSETAVAILRFCTALGYVNSCLNPILYAFLDENFKACFRKFCCAPALRREMQVSDRVRSIAKDVALACKTSETVPRPA
- the NPBWR2 gene encoding LOW QUALITY PROTEIN: neuropeptides B/W receptor type 2 (The sequence of the model RefSeq protein was modified relative to this genomic sequence to represent the inferred CDS: inserted 2 bases in 2 codons; deleted 1 base in 1 codon; substituted 1 base at 1 genomic stop codon), whose protein sequence is MQAAGLDPLESRGSPFQAAMDTNFSWDDSTRHNVTLPEPLPPLSVLLPAEYSVICAVGLAGNTAVICVILRVPKMKTVTNVFISNLAIADGLFTLVLPVSIMEHLLQRWHFRDLLCKLVLAIDHYSIFSGIYFLAXLSVDRYLGVLATTQSRQVSWRTLHKAKITSLCVWISAAFSFAGIYNNELQVASCGLSFPQPERVXFKASHIYMLVLGXVVPGGPLCVLDMDLLRRFQALQLHSRAKALGKAKRKVTNLVLAVLAVGLLCWTPFHLASAVAPTTDVPQTSLVIGISYIITSLTYASSWVNSFPYAFLDENFQNSLGNMFRGPGA